ttaatgtaaaaaatatataacaacaatctgaacctgtcagtggcaaaaaagcACTTTCAAGGTCCATCTATAAAAATAGTAAAGATAAGAGactacatatttatatttaccaaAGTGGTTAACCCCGATCTGCATCTCAAAGCCATCTGCTGTTTTCCCGTAAGGACAAACCATCACACCGGCATTGTTGATGAGGATGTTGAGCTTCGGCTCATctgtacaaaaatacattaaaaagttaaatggtTCTGCCTTTAAAAGTCCCTTCATGTGCACATTTCTCAAAGGAATATATGGGGTTAACCTCTGTTGATGGCTTCAGCGAACTCTCTTATCGACTTGCTGTCTGCCAAGTCAAGTTTCATGCAGATGACATTCTCATTGCCAGAGTTTTCAATGACCTCTTTCGCAGCCGCCTGTGCTCGCTCCATGTCTCTGCACGCCATGATGATCTTTGCCCCTAAACAGAAACATAGACAGCGCTGAgctacagcagcaaaatgtaatgTGTGTCAGGAGCACCACCTTGTGACACGATTTGCACTGTGTTTTATAAAAGGGAATAAAGAGATAAAGGTTCAAACTAGTCAAAAG
The sequence above is a segment of the Plectropomus leopardus isolate mb unplaced genomic scaffold, YSFRI_Pleo_2.0 unplaced_scaffold11723, whole genome shotgun sequence genome. Coding sequences within it:
- the LOC121963566 gene encoding retinol dehydrogenase 11-like yields the protein MACRDMERAQAAAKEVIENSGNENVICMKLDLADSKSIREFAEAINRDEPKLNILINNAGVMVCPYGKTADGFEMQIGVNHF